A window of Aeromicrobium sp. Root236 contains these coding sequences:
- a CDS encoding iron chaperone — MTDDKQKFTTVDEYVEAATYDVEPRLAETRRIIRAALPDAEETISYNIPAYKQDGVVVIQFAGHTEHTSLNLFPTAATYARFADELAPYRTSKSAIQLPLDQPLPVDLIDAIARFRGEEVAAFVSRKQAGR; from the coding sequence GTGACCGACGACAAGCAGAAGTTCACGACCGTCGACGAGTACGTCGAGGCAGCGACGTACGACGTCGAGCCGCGGCTCGCCGAGACCCGGCGCATCATCCGCGCCGCGCTGCCCGACGCCGAGGAGACGATCAGCTACAACATCCCGGCCTACAAGCAGGACGGCGTCGTCGTGATCCAGTTCGCGGGCCACACCGAGCACACGTCGCTCAACCTGTTCCCCACCGCGGCGACGTACGCCCGGTTCGCCGACGAGCTGGCGCCCTACCGGACCAGCAAGTCCGCGATCCAGCTGCCGCTCGACCAGCCGCTGCCGGTCGACCTCATCGACGCCATCGCACGGTTCCGTGGCGAGGAGGTCGCAGCGTTCGTGTCCCGCAAGCAGGCCGGGCGGTGA